A genomic segment from Montipora foliosa isolate CH-2021 chromosome 9, ASM3666993v2, whole genome shotgun sequence encodes:
- the LOC137971409 gene encoding uncharacterized protein, with the protein MNLRDLKTGLDSEITSGIVVYQDLGGGEYLVEFSSVSDAEALVEEGFDVSELHVSCHPPHAQSINVTIMGLRSYIEDKEVRKLLSQYGEIKGDVIRLKYRADHELAGLENGNRLVRMLLTEKSIPYSLRIGGEWCRIIHNNQQPMCGECKELGHTRKRCPQIECRICKEKGHLSYVCDKRLVQAEEPRKQEDQVVEVVPLAPAKTSSDNDAVNVKESNDDEGNIVQQESNETAKDTVNTSEAMDTEHAVQGCKRQISDSDSDGKSQHRRARIHPVPNLGAGKQRDKNAATSAAKKAHTDNVP; encoded by the coding sequence ATGAATTTGAGAGACCTGAAGACTGGTTTGGACAGTGAAATTACTTCGGGGATTGTGGTATATCAAGATCTTGGAGGAGGAGAGTATTTGGTGGAATTTTCGAGTGTGAGTGATGCAGAAGCGCTGGTTGAAGAAGGCTTCGATGTCAGTGAACTACATGTTTCTTGTCACCCGCCTCATGCTCAGTCTATTAATGTTACCATAATGGGTTTACGATCGTATATCGAGGATAAGGAAGTCAGAAAGTTGCTATCCCAATATGGGGAGATTAAAGGAGATGTTATCCGGCTAAAGTACAGAGCTGATCATGAATTAGCCGGCTTGGAAAATGGCAACAGGCTCGTGAGAATGCTCTTAACCGAGAAATCGATTCCTTATTCTCTTCGGATTGGAGGAGAGTGGTGTCGGATAATCCACAACAACCAGCAACCTATGTGCGGAGAATGCAAAGAGTTAGGCCACACGAGGAAACGATGTCCGCAAATTGAATGCAGGATTTGTAAAGAGAAAGGTCATTTGTCGTATGTGTGTGACAAACGGCTCGTTCAAGCTGAAGAACCGAGAAAACAGGAGGATCAAGTAGTGGAGGTTGTACCTTTGGCACCGGCGAAAACGTCTAGCGATAATGATGCTGTTAACGTAAAAGAATCTAATGATGATGAAGGAAACATTGTGCAACAAGAGAGTAATGAAACGGCTAAGGACACAGTTAATACATCGGAGGCTATGGACACGGAGCATGCGGTTCAGGGATGCAAAAGGCAGATTTCAGACTCTGATTCGGACGGAAAAAGTCAGCATCGACGGGCAAGAATCCACCCTGTCCCAAACTTGGGTGCTGGTAAGCAAAGAGATAAGAATGCTGCTACATCTGCTGCTAAAAAGGCCCATACCGATAATGTTCCATGA